Genomic window (Alnus glutinosa chromosome 9, dhAlnGlut1.1, whole genome shotgun sequence):
TGGCATGCCGAGGTTTCGGCCATAGTAGCTGCTTCCGGCTAAAGTTGCCGATGTCCAAATTCCGGCCATAGTGGCCTATGCTGGCCAAAATCGCCGATGTCCAAGTCCCGACCATAGTAGTCGATGTCGGTCAGAATTGCGAAGTCTAAATTTAGGTCATAGAAACTAATGTTTCAATTCAAGCCAagtagccattttttttttcttctagccCTTTGATGTTCAAGATCAAATCTCAACGTCCGTAATCTACCGTTGGGTTTGCGGGGgcgtattgagacaagagttacatacattcaagagacaagagttacaagcacttaagagacaagagttacaagatgataaattagattttttgTTGTTAATAGAAATAGAAGAGATTTGTAACATTCAAACTATTCTCTTAAATAGAgacttgtatacaatcaaatgaattaagaaattaagatgtaGCCAAAGGAAAGGCTTTGACGTGTAAATATAGACCATAGACCGAGCCACCTTAATTCTatgtctctctttcttgttctcatttctttcttaaattatatgtttttacaTTGTGATATAGGATGAGTTACTCCTCAATTTCAATGGAGacaaagattattatttttattttttaatattgtctTAGCAATGTTAGTATTTCTTGTTTTTCgggtttttagtaattttatgatttttgtattttcagatttttctagaattttttttttttttttgattaatttcCTTTTTAAGATCTTTCAATTACCCTAGGATTAGGATATGTTGCCAATAAATAAGTTTATACTCGTGGAAGGAAGATGTGTTGGAGGTGCTTTCACACCATTAATTTTGGATCTGAAGTAATATTCTTGGTGGCACGTCCATTCGTTGATTGAGATTGGTGACTTATTTAGTGACACAAGAGGAAATATTTCAGTAATTTCCAACTCTAATTTCATGCCTACATATTGGCatatctcacttttttttttttttttcattgtagcGTATAGTTGCTTTATTTATTCAAACTTCTACTTAACATCGAATATCTCCCCCACcctctatcaattttttttttttaaaaaaaaaatcttttttcatttatttttctcatataCTTGAGAGTTGAGATCCAATAAATATATTGGCCAAGCAATCAAAGGTAAACATATTTCACAAGGTAAAGGGGGTTTAATTCATGCTCGTCAGCAACAACGTACACTTGAGTAGTAAAAGCAACAACTCTTTGACTCTAAACGTTTCGGCAGAATACCAAGGCCATAAATGCTCCTGCATATGTCTCGGCAAGAAGCGACAGTACAATGATCAGCCTGGGTGCATTTACCCATGCATAAACTAGTTCTTGCGAATGAGACAATTAGGACggtcacaaaaaaaaaggaagaaagctgtagaatattttatattgagaTGAAAACGTCCACTTCAACTTAACTTCAAAGGAATATATCTCACATTTctattcatatatattatataaaagaaCATTGAAAAGACAAAAGTTAAGTGTTCAGTGACAGACATTCTTGGTGGTCATTAATTTGTTTCAATTCCCTAAATCAGAAAACCTTCCATGGAAAACCAGTGAAATTAATACAGAGAAATTAAGaaatcacaaaatatatatgaaaaattcaaaaacagcTACTCGATCTCTAGCTAATTACACCACGCGAGCACCCATCTGGttttctttaattataattattaactCATCTTATTTCAAGGTATCTACATTTTTGCAGAGCTCCTCCAGCTTCTTCATCCTTAGTCTCTCACTTTCACTCACCAGCTGATCAACAAAAGTTCATACAAGAAAAGCAGCAAAAAACAATTGTTAGGAATGCATGAGCTAGAGATGAAGATTTTGAGTTGCCTATGTTTAAAATGAAGTTAACTAATATTCACCTCCATTAATTTGGTAACTAGTTGAGCTTTTTCCCTGCTTTTCTCATTCAGAGACTCAAGGGCTTCCTTGTACTCTCTCTCCTGtaacaaaatcaacaaaaattttaaattaaggaactttaaaattaagttaaaacatCTTTGCCTTAATGCCTTGATTTGATTAAGGGTAATATCATCATGACAAATTAAGAATTAAGCTTGCATGAGGCATTACATGATCCATGATCATGTTCTACGTACTATTATTTTAGGCACAATAATATTGTCCATAATTTGTAATGATCATCTTAACTTCCGAGTGATGAGATTCAACATTTTTTATAATTGAGCTTTTCATGTGTGGGTTCAAACCTTCTTGAAATAGAGAGGTGAATGATAGAGACatgttaaatcataatttatttatactctgagtaaatttaataatttaatcaatactttaacaagctgactatatatatatatatatataacgaaaCTGAAGTCAATTCATCAAATTCTACATAGAATTTATTGATGTAAAACGAAATGAAATGGTTTCATGTTCATGAAGACGCAATCAGATGCCTCTTAAGTCTTAACAAATAGCTTCTTTGGTATAAAGATTGTGGAAAACAACAACAGTAATTAAGTAAAAACAGAAGTATAAAAACTCCATTCACCTTCTTTTGGCAGCTTTGCCCCAGTGGCTTTAACTCTTTGTTAACTGTATCTATCCTCTTGCGAACGAGTGCAACTTCTTTCCTCAGTGGATCTGTGAGAGCCTCCAGCTCCTAATAGATCGACTTTATTGTTTTAAAGAATCCACTATTTATATATCATCAATATAATAACTTATAGagataaattaattataaatacaCAGAATATCACGGTTGGTTGatgttcaattttttcaatatattttttttaaatggttttctAATTAGCATATGTAAATCAGAAGGAGAGGTTTAGTACTCTCTATTCCAAattatttcttcaaaaaaagagtaaagaaattttttaaaaataaatatttaaataaaatagtaaaagttgATAGTTAGAATAGAGAGCAAGATGTATAtgctttgaaaaagtaattagtagctaaaatagaaagaagaaaaaaaaaaaaagaaagaagaaaaagtaaccTTTGAGctaaaataaagagtaatttTGCTTAGCGGAACATGATTAATGCTTAGCAGcccataattaaattaaattggataaggcgtaattaagtaattaagcTTAAGGTTTTG
Coding sequences:
- the LOC133878238 gene encoding uncharacterized protein LOC133878238, producing MAAQRQMLEQQQYSQVQRLKNSGILSCNGSPTMEDKEEDMSRSALALFRAKEEEIEKKKTEVRDKVHAQMGRVEEETKRLADIREELEALTDPLRKEVALVRKRIDTVNKELKPLGQSCQKKEREYKEALESLNEKSREKAQLVTKLMELVSESERLRMKKLEELCKNVDTLK